One window of the Pseudochaenichthys georgianus chromosome 21, fPseGeo1.2, whole genome shotgun sequence genome contains the following:
- the ikzf2 gene encoding zinc finger protein Helios produces MEAPGGYCESNGQCSPGRENSRMSADTSTPNGQTVPQGPNSPSEVTIKQEKKTAEEADNRSQALDEISQTGEEGSALDESVTGSPSNVQDGSSEPDLTGDAGSRQPNDDRPFHCNQCGISFTQKGNLLRHIKLHTGEKPFKCPFCSYACRRRDALSGHLRTHAVGKPHKCNFCGRSYKQRTSLEEHKERCHNYLQGIHLDPNANSCPYPGEVPKEQRPMAEPNTMATFDRPPVIERLHSNVGKRKSTTPQKFVGEKMVHYGYPELGYERGLKYDKQAELMSAHMMDQAISNAITYLGSDNLRPMFHHPGPPLSMAEVVPMVNPLFHQVLPMGQSADRPGNGDTLPLHPPRPHDFLNPPTINGPTTLNRQAKLRHPRQEESPNNSGGDSADSARSSPHERPGYHGSNQAPGPRSRASPAIRYSGERATETSPRSRAGVGTGIIRVATDRPPANREGVRVFGREGQELRAFQCEHCRVLFLDHVMYTIHMGCHGYRDPLECNICGHRSKDRYEFSSHIVRGEHTFQ; encoded by the exons GTAACGGCCAATGCTCTCCTGGTAGAGAGAACTCGAGAATGTCGGCGGATACGTCAACACCTAATGGACAGACAGTTCCTCAGGGTCCTAATTCTCCCAGTG AAGTAACAATTAAGCAAGAGAAAAAAACAGCGGAGGAGGCCGACAACAGAAGCCAAGCCCTTGATGAAATAAGCCAAACAGGGGAGGAAGGATCAGCCTTGGACGAATCCGTGACTGGCAGCCCAAGCAATGTACAAGATGGATCATCTGAGCCAGACCTGACGGGTGATGCCGGAAGCCGACAACCAAACG ATGACAGGCCGTTCCATTGCAACCAGTGTGGCATCTCATTCACCCAGAAGGGAAACCTGCTGCGACACATCAAGCTGCAcacaggcgaaaaacccttcaAATGCCCCTTCTGCAGCTACGCCTGCCGACGGCGCGATGCTCTCAGCGGGCATTTGCGCACTCATGCTG TTGGCAAACCACACAAATGTAACTTCTGTGGGCGGAGCTATAAACAGCGCACATCTTTGGAGGAACATAAAGAACGCTGCCACAACTACCTGCAGGGCATTCACTTGGATCCGAATGCCAACTCTTGCCCTTACCCAG GTGAGGTCCCTAAAGAGCAGAGGCCCATGGCAGAGCCCAACACTATGGCTACCTTTGATCGGCCGCCCGTTATTGAAAGGCTGCACAGCAACGTGGGCAAGAGGAAGAGCACCACGCCGCAGAAATTTGTGG GTGAAAAGATGGTGCACTACGGCTACCCTGAGCTAGGCTATGAGAGGGGCCTTAAGTATGACAAGCAGGCTGAACTGATGTCGGCCCACATGATGGACCAGGCCATCAGCAATGCCATCACGTACCTGGGATCGGACAACCTCCGACCCATGTTCCACCATCCAGGTCCCCCTCTCTCTATGGCTGAAGTCGTTCCCATGGTCAACCCCCTCTTCCACCAAGTCCTGCCAATGGGCCAAAGCGCAGATCGGCCAGGAAACGGTGACACGCTGCCACTACATCCACCTCGGCCCCATGACTTCCTCAATCCTCCCACCATAAATGGTCCCACCACTTTAAACAGGCAGGCCAAGCTACGCCATCCAAGGCAAGAAGAATCTCCCAACAACAGTGGGGGTGACTCTGCTGACTCAGCTCGAAGCAGCCCTCATGAGAGGCCGGGTTACCACGGGAGCAACCAGGCCCCTGGCCCTCGGTCTCGAGCCAGTCCAGCGATACGTTATTCTGGTGAGCGAGCCACAGAAACATCGCCTAGAAGCAGGGCAGGAGTGGGGACTGGGATCATACGAGTGGCCACAGATAGACCGCCCGCAAACCGGGAAGGGGTGCGGGTGTTCGGACGAGAAGGCCAGGAGTTGCGTGCCTTCCAGTGTGAGCACTGCCGGGTGCTTTTCCTGGACCATGTCATGTACACCATCCACATGGGTTGCCACGGATACAGAGATCCGTTGGAGTGCAACATCTGTGGTCACCGCAGCAAAGACCGCTACGAGTTCTCCTCTCACATAGTCCGTGGTGAACACACCTTCCAGTAA